In Chitinophaga oryzae, the sequence GTTGGGATCTGCCCAAACACAGGTGCCGGTGAAGCCGGTGTGCCCAAAAGTAGCGCCGGAAGTTAGTTTGGAAGGATAACTTTCCCGGCGGGTATTATTGTCTTTCTCCGGTTTGTCGAAACCCAGTCCGCGACGGCTGATGCTGCTGTTGTAAGCAGTGAACAACCTTACCGTTTCCGGTTTGATATACTGTACGCCTCCGAAAGCGCCGTTATTCAGCAGCATCTGCATAATTACCCCCAGGTCGTGTGCGTTGGAATACAGGCCGGCATGACCGGCTACGCCGCCCAGCATGGCTGCTCCCGGATCGTGCACAAAACCACGCAGTAATTGCATCCGGAAAAAGTTCTCCCGTTCGGTGGGCACCAGCAAAGGCAACTGGAACCGCTCCCGCGGCAGAAAGCCGGTGGTGGCCAGTCCTAACGGTTTATAAAACGTTTCCAATACGTACTGGTCCAATTTTTTGCCGGTCACCTGTTCTACTATTTTCCCCAGGAATAAAAAATCCAGGTCGCTGTAAACATAGCCCTGATGGGGATTTACCCTGCTATCGAGGATCTTTTTCCAGATAGAGTCCACATAGCGGTGGTCCATATACATGTTTTCCGCTACCTGCACGGAATGAAGCTCGTCCGGGGTACTGTGATACAGCGCGGTATCCGGCCGGCCATCGGGGTATAAAGTTTCCTTGTAAAACGGGATGAAAGCTACCAGTCCTGCCTGGTGCAGGAGGATGTCCCTTATTTTCAGCCCGGATTTGTCAGTGCCCTGTACGAAGGGCAGATACTCCCCCAGCGTTCCGTCGAGGCTCACTTTACCTTCATCATACAGGCGCATGATGGAGATGGTGGTAGCGCATACTTTGGTAACGGAGGCCAGGTCGTAGATGGCACCGGGAGAAACCGGCTCCTGGCTGTTGTATTCGTAGTGACCAAAAGTACGGTTGTAAACGACTTTTCCGTCTTTCAGGGCCAGCACCTCGCAGCCGGGTGCGGCGCCACGGGCGATCATGTCATTGGCCAGGGCGTCGATGCCGGCCAGGCGGGCTTCGTTCATCCCTGCTTCGGCGGGGGTGACGGCAGGCAGATCGGTATACAGGTCTACATCATAGGAGATGCCGGTTCCTTCGGGCAGGCCGGGGCATACCGTTACCGGCAATTTCCCTTTGGGCCCCAGTTTCCCGAACAGCAGGTCTGCCGCTACTTTCTGGGTGATGTTGTCATCTTCGTAGGCAGCCACAATATTTTTGGCGTCGCACCAGTGCTGGATAGCGTACGGATTGCCGAATACCACGGTAGCGGAAGGCATTTCCGATTGCAGCTGTCTGACGATCAGGCGTTCAGCCAGCGTCAGGCCGAAGTTATTGGCCGGGCGGCGGCTGAAATTGTGCACGCTGATGATCACGGCTTTATAGTCACGCTGGATGCGGGATACAATCGGCGCTATCTGTTGCACCGTTTGACGGGAGGTGAAGATAAAAGCGTCTGTACCGGGCTTGTAGGCTTTGACAGCGTCGAGGAAAGCATTGTTGCCATCGGCGCCGACGGCGATCACGGCCAGTTTCTGCTGGGTCATGGCCGGGGAGAACGGTATCAGTTTATCGTCATTTTTTACGAGAGTGATGGCTTTTTCCGCGATGCGGCGCGTCAGGGTGTCTGTCAGCGCGTTTAGATCATTAGTGAGATTATTTGTCTCAATGCGTTGTGGTTTCCAGAGACCTAAGTCATATTTGGCGTGGAGAACCTTTTTAACGCGGGCATCCACTTCCTGCTGGCTGATCTGTCCTTTTTTGATAGCCTTCATGATAGCGGATATACTGCCGGAGGCGGTAGAGGGCAGGATCATGAGGTCGTTGCCGGCCAGCAAAGACTGCAAGGATTCCTGGCCTTTGGAGTAGAATTTGGCGATGCCTTTCATTTCCAGCGCATCGGTGACGATAAGGCCTTTGTAGCCCAGTTCGTTTTTCAGCAGTTTGGTCACTGCTTTATAGGAAATGGAAGTGGGCGTATTAGGCTTGTTATCGATCGCGGGAATAAAGAGGTGCCCTACCATGACGGAGCCTACGCCTGCGGCGATCGCTTCGCGGAAAGGATACAGTTCGAGGGAATCGAGCGCCTGCCGGCTCTTGTTGATGGAAGGCAGGTCAAAGTGGGAGTCCACATTGGTATCGCCATGGCCGGGAAAGTGTTTGGCGCAGGCCATCACGCCGGTAGACTGCATACCTTTGATGGCGGCGACGCCAAGGCCGGCCACCAGGTATTTGTTTTCGCCGAAGGAGCGGTCGTTGATGACCGGGTTGTTCGGGTTATTGTTGATATCCATATCGGGAGCGAAGTCGAGATGGATGCCGATGCGTTTGCATTGTTCGCCCATGACGCGGCCGGCTTCATAAGCCAGTGCGGTATCGCGGGTGGCGCCGATCATCATGTTGCGGGGGAGGGAGGTAACGCTGTCGAGGCGCATCCCGAGGCCCCATTCGCCGTCGATGGACACCAGCAGCGGTACTTTGGAGATGGACTGGTAGTAGTTGGTAAGGTTGGCTTCCCGCACGGGGCCGCCCTGGAAGAAGATGACGCCGCCGACTTTGTTGTCGCGGATATCTTTGGCCACGGCGTTAATGTGGTCCTGTCCGAAGTTAGAGTGAGCCCTGATCACGATTAGTTGCGCAATGCGTTCTGCCGGTGTCAGAGATTGGAATACGCTGTCAACCCACTGTGAAGCCGTATCTTGTGGCCGTTTGGTGATGGTGTTGACTTTCTTGTTCTTCTTTTTGTTCATAGCGCCGGGGGCATAGGTATAGCGCTCCCGGTCATCAGCAAGCCTGTCAGTCCTGCAACCAGTAATTGTTTCCTCATGTCATAAACTTACAAATAATCGGGCAAGATTTCATTACCAGTGCCTGACTATCAAATAATTATTAAAAAACCGTATATGTTTTTGTCAAATCGCCAGATATTCGTTAAATTAGAATATTCTATTGAAGATATTTTACAGTTCCGCTATAAATATTAAAATATCTTTACTATTTTGTCTAAATCTTTTATATTTTTTAACCAATCGCAATTTTAGTTACCAATACATTCAATTGTTTGTTATATTTGCAACCTTGCGAGTAAAGTAGATTTTAATAAAACATGGTCAATCTCATTTTATTTGGCCCTCCCGGTAGCGGTAAGGGTACACAAAGTGCTAAGATAATAGATAAGTACGGGCTTATACATCTGTCTACCGGCGATTTGCTGCGTTCAGAGATAGCCAATAAAACACCTTTGGGCATGGAAGCCACCAAGTTTATGGACCAGGGTTTACTGGTACCGGATGAAGTGGTGATCGGTATGATCAGCTCCAAGCTGGACGCCAATCCGGACGCCCGGGGTTTCATTTTTGACGGTTTTCCCCGTACTACCGCCCAGGCAGAAGCGCTGGACAAATTGCTGGCCCTGAAAAAAACGGCTATCTCGGTGGTATTGTCCCTCGAAGTACCGGAAGATGAACTGATCAAGCGCCTGCTGAACCGCGGTAAAACCTCCGGCCGTAGCGACGATTCCTCTGAAGACGTGGTAAAAGCACGTATTGTGGAATATCATAATAAAACAGCGCCGGTAGCTGACCACTACGCAAAATTCGGCAAGTTCAGGAAAGTGAAGGGAGATGGCAGTGAAGCGGAAGTATTTGACCTGCTCTGCAAAGAACTGAATGAACTGGTAGCAGAGAAGGTATAAAGGGGTTTTATCCCGCCATTAGAAAGACATACAGACCTTATATAACACGCAAAGATTGTAAGTTAGGAGCTAAGGACACCGGAAAAGTGTACCAAATTCGCTCAAACTTAACGATCTTTGCGTTTTATTTTCTGGCAGCAGCCATTTTGGTTTAAAAATATTGATTAGTGGAAAAAGCGAACTTCGTAGATTATATCCGTGTATTTTGTAAGTCTGGTAAAGGCGGCGCAGGCAGTATGCATTTTATGCGTACCAAGTTCAATGCGATGGCCGGCCCCGACGGTGGCGACGGTGGCAGAGGCGGACACGTGATCCTGAGAGGGAACGCTCAGTTATGGACCCTGTTGCACCTGCGCTGGCATAAAAACCTGCTGGCAGAAGACGGTGAAAACGGCAGTGGCGACAACTGTACCGGCCGCTTTGGAAAGGATATTATCATCGAAGTACCGCTGGGCACTACTGCCAAAGACGAAGAAACAGGCCGCGTGGAAGCGGAAATCCTCCACGATGGCCAGGAAGTGATCTGGATCCCCGGCGGCCAGGGCGGCCGCGGCAACGCCTACTTTAAATCGGCTACCAACCAGACACCGGAATATGCTCAACCCGGCATGCCCGGGCAGGAAGGCTGGAAAATCGTAGAACTGAAAGTACTGGCCGACGTAGGACTGGTAGGTTTCCCGAATGCCGGCAAATCCACCCTCCTTTCCACTATCTCCGCCGCCAAACCCAAAGTGGCAGACTACGCTTTCACCACCCTCACCCCCAACTGGGGATGGTAGCGTACCGTGACAACCAATCCTTCTGCATGGCAGACCTTCCGGGCATCATCGAAGGCGCCCACGAAGGCAAAGGACTGGGTCACCGGTTTTTACGACACATTGAAAGAAACGCCGTTTTATTATTTCTGATTCCTGCCGACAGCGCCGATCACCGCAAAGAGTTTGACGTGCTGGTCAACGAACTGGAACAGTATAATCCCGAGCTCCTGGATAAACAGTTTTTGCTGGCCATCAGTAAAAGCGATATGCTCGATGACGAACTGAAAGCCGCCATCGCAGCAGAATTGCCGGAAGATGTGCCGCATGTATTTATCTCCTCTGTCACACAGCAGGGAATCACTGAGCTGAAAGATATCTTGTGGCAAGCCCTGACAGACAAAGACAACCAGATAAGTACAGCCGGCACCGTTAGCGCCGAATAACTGACAGGGCAAGGGACCTGTAATAAAACGTCCATGTTTCGTTACACGATCCCACTTACTATGAAAACACTGTTAAAGCTTGTACTGCCGGCATCCCTGCTGATGACGGCCTGCCAACAAACAAAAACACCTGTTAAGGAAAAACCCGTCCAGATCGATACTATGCAGCTGATAGCCCTCCCGGCGCCGTCAGCTGAAAAAGTCGCGTCCAATGAAGTGTCTGTAGTAAGCCGCGACAGTACGACGTATGTGCGTTTCGGTGACTGCTATTTTTCGCTCGACTGGATTTCGGCAGACCAGCAACGCAATGACTTTGAAAAACATCCTGATACCCTCTACTTTTCACTCGAGCCCAAACGCACCATCGAAGGCCAGATGCTGGCCATTACCACCGGCGAAGCCGAAAAAATAAAAGTATGGCAGCGCTTCGAAACCAGCGCACGCGTAGGACGGCAGGTGCTCCGTCAATGGAAACACTACCGCAGCGAGTGGGAACAGCTTCACCCTGAAGCCAGCAACTTTTTTATCTGCCGGAAATATACCGCTGCGCAAACCAACCGGTTGCCCGAGGACGCCACCCTCGAAAGCCTGCAACAACACGTAAAAAAACACTACGGACAAGCGCTCTTTAACCAGGTAGCCCTCCTGCAGGCCCTGCCCGAGGCGGTCATCACCACCTACTTCCTGAAGTTCAACGGCACCCTGCGCAACTCCCCCACCAAAATCAATAAACTGCTGGTTATCCAGGTAACGCCCTGACAGTACTAAAAAAGAGAACCGGCAATGCAGACGCATCACCGGTTCATATCAATCGGCTGTACTTAACAGAACAGGGGTTTTCAGTTCCGGCGGGTGAAACAACATAGCGGTGCACAGGCAATTCGCAAATTGATGACCCACCAGAACAGGATAGTTAATGCAACTCTTACACCCTTCCCAGAAACGGGTGTCAGTAGTAATTTCGGAATAAGTAACCGGCAGGAAGCCCAGCCGGCTGTTTAACTTCATCACCGGCAAACCGGTAGTGATACTGAAAATTTTTGCAGATGGATATAAAAAACGACTTAACTCGAATATCTTCTTTTTGATGGCCGCCGCCACTTTCAGTCCCCTGAAAGCCGGTGACACTATCAAACCGCTGTTCGACACAAAACGGTTGTTTTGCCAGGCCTGTATGTAAGAAAACCCCGCCCAGAAACCACTCTTCGTAAAAGCGATGACCCCATTCCCCTGCAGGATCTTTTTCTTGATATCCAATGGATTCCGCTTCGCGATACCAGTTCCCCTGGCTTTGGCGGAAGATTCCATTTCGGCCACAATGGGCAGCGCAAAGTCCACGTCTTCCGGCGTCGCTACCCTGACAATTATCTCCTCATCTGTTTCCATTGTAAATGAGTTGTTGCTGTATGTAAAGACCATAAATCGCATCCGGTATCAGGCCATAAATCCTGATCCGGTTCACGGCATCGCCCAGTGGCACTTTACTAAGCGCCGGCACAAATACCCGGGTGATGGCGCCCCTTACCACTTCATTGCCGCGTTCATATAGCTTCCCGGCCAGCTGCAGACATCTGCCGGCCACCGGAAAATTCTGTTCCCGCAATTGCCGGTCGGTATATTCACTGAAACATCCTACGGTGTCGTATATGTGAAATATCGCCGGAAACTGATGTAAAGCTTTTTTAAGTGCCGGTATATGATCTTCTATATAAGCCGGCACTTCGTATTGGTTTATCATGGCTGATCGTTGTTACTGATCAGCTAATGCCAAATGGTATTCCACAAACAGCAAGGGAACGTTAAAACACAGCAGGAATAAGGATTTTTAACAATTTACAGGAAGATGCCAAACGGAAAAAGTCTTCCGTTTCTGCATGGTGTTTTCAAAAAATGCAAGGCCGGCCACGGCAATTAACAGTAAAGCCTGACACCTTTTACGGCGTCAGGCTTTACCTCAATTATTTATCTGTGAATATCAGGCGGCAGCCAGCGGCGGAACCACGCTGCGCTTATTCTTAGCGGCTTTCTTTTTCTTCATGGTCCGGTTGATCCACAGGATGGTACCGGTAGTAGGGAAAGTAGCGCCGAGCAAAGCCAGCAGCAGTGCAAAAATTTTAGACGGCAGCCCGAAGATGGAACCGGTGTGCAGCGGTTTGATCATGCCCCTTACCTTCTGGCCAAGGTTTCTTTCACTGAAAGTCTGCGACTTCAATACCTTACCGCTGAACTGGTCGAGGTAGTAACTGGTGGTAGCTGCCTCGTTCAATGCGCCGGCGGGCAGCAGGGTCACCTGTATAGACGCTTCTTTGTCTCTCGGCATCGCCACGGCATAATATTGCGCATCGGGCGCCTGCTGTTTTACCTGCGTTAAAGCCGCCTCATAGGAGATGTTACCGGTCGTCTCCGGCGCAACGACCGATGCCGGCGCTTCCATGGGCTTGGGAGACGCCCCCAGCACAGCAAACAGCCCTTTATTGAACCATTCGTACGACCAGGTAAGGCCGGTAAATACCGATACAAACAGGAAGATGCAGACATAGAAGCCCAGCACCACGTGCATATCATGATTCAGCCTTTTCCAGCCCCCGTCCCACTTCACTTTAAGACGCTGTTGCAGTATCTTACGCGTTTTAGGCCACCATAATACGATGCCGGTAATGAGAATGAACAGGAAAATCAGGGTGCTGGCACCGGTGATCATCTTGCCGGTGTCTCCGGCCAATAACCAACGGTGAAGGGAGAATATCTGGTAGTAGAAAGTTTTCTGATAACTGTAAAGTTCTATCACCTTGCCGGTATACGGGTTAACAAAGGCGGTGCGGCCTTTTGATTTCTTTTGTTCTTTACCGCCGGCCCTGACAGCTTTATCCCCGGCAGGCTTCATTTCTTTGCCGGCCTCTTTTTTACTTTCCCCGCGCGCTTCTTTGCTCATCCCGCCCTTTTTACCTTCGTCCAGCTGAACGGCCAGGGAACGGGACGGATCTGCATACACCTGGATACGGGAAATACCCGCGCCCGGCACCTGCTGCTTCACCATCTCGGCGATCTGGTCCAGCGGTAACCGTTCCTTTTCAGGCGCTACGTAATAGCGGCTGTGATTAAATGCTTCCGTCAGCTCCTTTTCAAATACCAGTAAAGCACCGGTCAGACAGCTGATGGTAATAACCAGGCCGGCCGCCAGCCCGAGGTATAAGTGAATACGGCGAAAAAAAACTTTCATATCAGACTTGATCCAACCGCAAAAAAACGATCCGTGACGCGAAATATACTTGCGGAAGAGGAAAAAGATTTACGCAATCCGGAATTTTTTCCACGCAAAGATATCTAAGGTCAACATTTGTTTAATAAGAACGCAAAGAAGCGAAGACCAGTTTTAATTCACCCACTCAGTATTCAGCCATTTAAATATTATATTTTCTTATAATAAACAAATGAGTAAATGGATAAATGAACAAATAAAACTGGTCTTCGCTCCTTTGCGTTCTTAATAATATCAATAATCTCTGCGCGCTTTGCGAGAAAACTAGAGCAGACCACCCAGCATACCGCCGGCAGCGCTCTTCATCTCTGCTTCCCACGTGTTTTCCGCATCTTTCAATGCACGATTCAGCGCTGTCAGCAGCAGATCTTCCAGTTCTTCTTTATGCTCCGGCGTCATCAGCCGCTCCGCCACTTCAATACTTTTTACCTGACGGTTGCCATCCACTGTTACTTTAATCGCACCGTCGCCAGCTTCGCCTTCCAGCGTAACTTTAGCCAGACGCTCTTTCCCTTCTTTCATTTTCTGTTGGATCTGCGTCAGCTTGCCGAATAAATCACCAAACATATCTTGTGTTTTTTTAGGGCCGTAAAGATAAGTTTTTACCACACCGTTTTAATATTCAATATTTTAAATATACGTTAGCCACAAGCAACAATTATGTATCTTACCATCAGGTATAAGTTATCAGCTTAAAAAATGGAGACTAAAGTTTGTATTATTGGTGCCGGTCCGGGCGGGGCATGTGCAGCCCTTCAACTGGCACAGCTGGGCATCGGATGTATCGTAGTGGACAAAGCCGTTTTTCCACGGGATAAGGTCTGCGGCGATGGCCTCAGCGGAAAAGTTTTAACCATCCTTGAAAGAATAGACAAAGGCATCGGCGAGCGGTTACAGCAGGCTGTTTTTAAAATGAACAGCTGGGGCGTCACCTTCGTTGCCCCCAACCGTATCGGCATGGACATCCCCTACAAGGCCGACTATCAGCAGGATAAAAGCGATCCCCGGGGGTTTGTCTGCAAACGTATAGACTTCGACAACTTTCTGGTGGAAGAGCTGAAACGCCGGCCGGAGATCCGCTTGTTCGAAGGCGTCAGCATCGATAAATATGAACTGCGGCCGGATGGCTATCACCTGTCGGACAAGGAAGGGACTTTCCAGGTGAAAGCCGACCTTATACTGGTAGCCAACGGCGCCCATTCCGCCTTCACCAAAGAGGTGGCAGGCATCAAAATGGAACCGGACCACTACATCGCGGGTCTTAGGGCCTATTATAAAGGCGTGTCAGGCCTGCACGAGGATGCTTTCATTGAACTGCACTTCCTGAAAAACATGCTGCCCGGTTACTTCTGGATATTCCCGCTTCCCAATGGCGAAGCCAATGTGGGCGTAGGTATGCTCAGCACCACCGTGCGCAACAAAAAAGTGAACCTGAAAAAGCTGATGCTCGACACCCTCGCCACCGACCCGATCATGAAAGAGCGCTTTAAAAACGCTACGCTGGAAGGTACCATCGACGGCTACGGTCTCCCGCTGGGCAGCAAAAGGCGGAAGCTGCATGGCGAACGGTATATGCTGGTCGGCGATGCGGGTTTCCTCATCGACCCCTTCACCGGCGAGGGCATCGGCAACGCACTGTATTCCGGCCAGATAGCCGCCAAACAGGCTGCAGCAGCCATCGCGGCCAACGACTACTCCGACGGCTTCCTCGGCGGCTACGATAAAGAGATTTACCGCATTCTCGGACCGGAAATGGAAGTCAGCACCAAACTGCAAAAACTGATCAAATACCCGTGGCTGTTTAACCTGCTGATGAAAATAGGCTCCCGCAACAAACAACTGAAGGAGCTGATGATGTGCATGTTCCACGAGGTAGACCTCCGTAAGCGACTGGGCAATCCCCTGTTTTATGTGAAGTTATTATTTAACCGATAATCCAATCATCCCTGTGAGATACATCATTCTGCTTGCCATCTGCTTTTCCACTGCTATCGCTCATGCTCAAAAACAGACCATGAGCACTGAACAACTGCCCAAGATGACGGTCCAGACGGCCAACCAACTGGCCGCGCTGCCGCTGAAATGCCTGGACCTTCCTTTCCCTTATAAAACAGGTGTGGTGTTTCCGGACAGTTCCCTGCTGGGCGCTCCGGCGGGTTATCATCCGGCGTTCTACGGCTGTTTCGACTGGCACAGCAGCGTTCACGGCCACTGGATGCTGGTACGCCTGCTGAAAATGTTCCCCGATATGGACAGGGCGGCAGAGATCCGCACCAGGCTGGCGCAGCACCTCACCGCAGAAAATATTCAGACAGAACTGCAGCTGTTTAAGGGCAAAGAAAACAAAAGCTTTGAACGCATCTATGGCTGGAGCTGGCTGCTGCAGCTGCAACGGGAACTTCTGACCTGGAACGACCCTCTGGGCAAAGAACTCAGCCGCAACGTACAACCGCTGGCCAGCCATTTTGCCACCGCATATGTGGATTTCCTCGGAAAACTGATGTACCCTATCCGCGTAGGCGAACATACGAACCTGGCCTTCGGCCTGTGCCTCGCCTGGGATTATGCACAGACCACCGGCGATAAAGCCCTGCAAACCGCCATTCACGATGCGGCCATGCGCTTTTATGGCAAAGACAAAAACGCTCCGGTAGCATGGGAGCCCGGCGGCTACGACTTCCTCTCTCCCAGCCTCGAAGAAGCAGACCTGATGCGCCGTATCATGCCGGAAAAAGAATACCGCCCATGGCTATACGCTTTCCTGCCAGGCCTCTTCCAGAACCCTATTACCATTCTGCAACCCGGACAGGTAAAAGACCGTACCGATGGTAAACTCGTGCACCTCGACGGCCTCAATCTCAGCCGCACCTGGTGCCTCGATGCTATCGCCCGCCACGGCGGCAAAAACCAGCAGGCCATCCAGGCCCTCGCCAACAAACACCTGCTGACCTCTTTCCCGCAGATCGCCAGCGGCGACTATGCCGGTGAACACTGGCTGGCCTCCTTTGCCGTATACCTGCTTACGGCAGAACAGCAATAGGCTGTACGGAACGTATTAATCCCCAGCTATGACCCGTACCTTGAAAACAATACTGCTGTTACTGCTGGCACTCATGCCGGCAGTAACACAAGCACAGCATAAAGCCGTCAGCACCGGCCCCGCCCCTTCCTGGCTGGTTCCCTGGCAGCCCAACCTCCAGCAAAAGCCCAACGCCAAACACATCAGCGACGGCTTCTACCTGCTGCTGGCAGAAACACAATACCACGCAGAACTGAAAAGCGACTACCATCACTACGTCCGCCAGATCGTTTCCGAAGCCGGCATTCAAAACGGCTCGGAAATATCGGTAGACTATGATCCGCAATACGAAAAACTGACGTTCCACCGCATCGTCATCAAACGCGACGGCCGCGAAATCAACCGCCTCGCCGGCGCCTCCTTTAAAGTACTGCAGCAGGAAGAAGAACTCTCCCGCTTTATCTACAGCGGCACCTACACTGCGTGGCTGATCCTGGAAGACGTACGCAAAGGCGACCAGATAGAATACAGCTATTCCCTTACCGGCGCCAACCCCATCTTCGATAACAAAATCGATGAAGAATATTACCAGGTGGCCGCAGAACCGGTGGTCAACTTCTACCGGAACATCATCGCCCGCCCCGGCAGGCAGCTGCACTTCAAAGCGTTCAACCAGGCTACAATGCCTCAACAACGCAACTGGAACGGGCTTACCGTCTACGAATGGCATAACATCAACCTGCAGGATACCGACAACTTCAGCAACCTGCCCTCGTGGTACAATCCCTTCGCCCGCCTGCAAATCAGTGAATACAACAGCTGGCAGGAAATAGCGCAGTGGGCGCAAAGGATCAATACCGTCGCACCTCCGGGCATTGCAGTCAAAAATAAAATCGCCGCCCTGAAACAACAGGCCGGTAACAGCAAGGAAGCCTACCTGCTGGCAGCCCTTCGTTTTGTGCAGGACGATATCCGCTACATGGGCATCGAAATGGGGGAATACTCCCACCGCCCCAATACACCCGATAAAGTACTGGCACAACGCTTCGGCGACTGTAAAGACAAGTCCCTCCTGTTGTGCACCCTGCTCAACGGAAACGGCATCAGCGCCAACATGGCCTATGTAAATACCGACCTGAAAGAGGCCGTCAGTCAACGGCTTCCCTCTCCCACCTCCTTCAATCATGCCATTGTTTGCGCCACGCTCGGAGACAAAACCTGCTGGCTGGATGCCACCCTCTCCTATCAGCGGGGCCGGCTGGCCGATTTCTGCGAACCGGACTTCCAACTGGCGCTGGTGATCACGGACACTGCTACCCGGCTAACACCGATCCGTAAAGAGAACAACGGGCATATTGTTATCCGGGAAACGCTTACCCTGCCGGAGGAAGAAGGTCAGGACGGCTCCCTCCTGGCCAGCACCGCCTGGTACCGCGAAGACGCCGATGCGCAAAGAGCTGCTATGGCGTCCGCCAGCCTCAAGGACAAAGAAGCTACCTTCCTCACTTTCTACCGGAAGTTTTATGGAGAAATGACACTGAAAGACTCCCTCCAGCTGCGCGATGACGCTGACAGCAACATCTTCCGCACCCGGGAGCATTATGTGATCCGTCACCTCTGGAAAAAAGACAGCGCCAACCGCAAACTCCTCTTTTCCATCATCGCCCAGTCACCATCAGACATATTGCCTTATGTGACAGACGAAAACAGGATGGTTCCCCTGGCCATTAAATACCCTTTTGACCAGGATTACCAGATCATCATTAACACACCCATAGAATGGTCGCTGGATGAAAAACCGCTGCATATCAAAAACGACTACTATCAGTTCGACTTCACCGCTACCCGCACCGGCAAACAGATTGTACTCTCCTATTTCCTGAAGACGTTTCGGGACCATGTGCCGCCGGCATTTATGCCGCAGTATGCCCGGGAGGTGAAAGAAATACAAAAGACCACTTCGCTGGACCTGACGCTGAAGCCCGCCCTCCTGCAGCCTATAGGTCAGCCCGCAGGCAATGGCAACTGGCTGGCGATTGTGCTGGCCATCTGTGCCGTAGCGGTATTTGCCTACCTGGGCACGCAGTATTACAAACACTCTTTGCTGCCGGTGCAACATCCGCTGGACCCATTGCCCATTGGGGGTTGGCTGTCACTGCTGGCTATCGGGCTGGTATTCTCTCCCATGTCTGACGTGCTGTTCCTCTGTGAGGCAAAGGTGTTTAATTACGAAACGTGGACAAGCATCGCTGCTCGCAGGGATATAGGGAATGTCACAGTGGTACAGCTCTTCCTGGTCGGAGATATGGTGATACGGGTTTTTCTGCTGTGCTATTCGGTGCTACTGGCGGTGCTGTTCTTCAACAAAAGAGACACCTTTCCTTTTGCGCTGGCGACCTATTACTTTATCAATACGCTGTACCTGTTTTTCTTTCACCGTATTCATGGTTATTATTTCGGGGAAAGCACACAGGGAAATCTGCTTGATCCGGACTCCATTGTATGGCCACTGCTGCGCATGGCCCTCTGGGTACCTTATCTGCTGATGTCCCCGCGTGCGAAAGCAACCTTTATTATGCCGCATCCGGCGCTGCTGCGGGATAATTAAATGGTTTCAGAATCGAAGACCACCACCCGGGACCAGTACTGTTTGCACTGCTCTATAAAATTGATATGCACAGGGTGCGCCTGGTAACGATCGTGCGCTTCCAGGTTTTCAA encodes:
- a CDS encoding glycoside hydrolase family 3 N-terminal domain-containing protein is translated as MNKKKNKKVNTITKRPQDTASQWVDSVFQSLTPAERIAQLIVIRAHSNFGQDHINAVAKDIRDNKVGGVIFFQGGPVREANLTNYYQSISKVPLLVSIDGEWGLGMRLDSVTSLPRNMMIGATRDTALAYEAGRVMGEQCKRIGIHLDFAPDMDINNNPNNPVINDRSFGENKYLVAGLGVAAIKGMQSTGVMACAKHFPGHGDTNVDSHFDLPSINKSRQALDSLELYPFREAIAAGVGSVMVGHLFIPAIDNKPNTPTSISYKAVTKLLKNELGYKGLIVTDALEMKGIAKFYSKGQESLQSLLAGNDLMILPSTASGSISAIMKAIKKGQISQQEVDARVKKVLHAKYDLGLWKPQRIETNNLTNDLNALTDTLTRRIAEKAITLVKNDDKLIPFSPAMTQQKLAVIAVGADGNNAFLDAVKAYKPGTDAFIFTSRQTVQQIAPIVSRIQRDYKAVIISVHNFSRRPANNFGLTLAERLIVRQLQSEMPSATVVFGNPYAIQHWCDAKNIVAAYEDDNITQKVAADLLFGKLGPKGKLPVTVCPGLPEGTGISYDVDLYTDLPAVTPAEAGMNEARLAGIDALANDMIARGAAPGCEVLALKDGKVVYNRTFGHYEYNSQEPVSPGAIYDLASVTKVCATTISIMRLYDEGKVSLDGTLGEYLPFVQGTDKSGLKIRDILLHQAGLVAFIPFYKETLYPDGRPDTALYHSTPDELHSVQVAENMYMDHRYVDSIWKKILDSRVNPHQGYVYSDLDFLFLGKIVEQVTGKKLDQYVLETFYKPLGLATTGFLPRERFQLPLLVPTERENFFRMQLLRGFVHDPGAAMLGGVAGHAGLYSNAHDLGVIMQMLLNNGAFGGVQYIKPETVRLFTAYNSSISRRGLGFDKPEKDNNTRRESYPSKLTSGATFGHTGFTGTCVWADPNSKMVFIFLSNRVYPNGGSNGKLSALNTRGKMMDVVYEAMKP
- a CDS encoding PepSY-associated TM helix domain-containing protein, whose protein sequence is MKVFFRRIHLYLGLAAGLVITISCLTGALLVFEKELTEAFNHSRYYVAPEKERLPLDQIAEMVKQQVPGAGISRIQVYADPSRSLAVQLDEGKKGGMSKEARGESKKEAGKEMKPAGDKAVRAGGKEQKKSKGRTAFVNPYTGKVIELYSYQKTFYYQIFSLHRWLLAGDTGKMITGASTLIFLFILITGIVLWWPKTRKILQQRLKVKWDGGWKRLNHDMHVVLGFYVCIFLFVSVFTGLTWSYEWFNKGLFAVLGASPKPMEAPASVVAPETTGNISYEAALTQVKQQAPDAQYYAVAMPRDKEASIQVTLLPAGALNEAATTSYYLDQFSGKVLKSQTFSERNLGQKVRGMIKPLHTGSIFGLPSKIFALLLALLGATFPTTGTILWINRTMKKKKAAKNKRSVVPPLAAA
- a CDS encoding DUF7674 family protein, whose translation is MINQYEVPAYIEDHIPALKKALHQFPAIFHIYDTVGCFSEYTDRQLREQNFPVAGRCLQLAGKLYERGNEVVRGAITRVFVPALSKVPLGDAVNRIRIYGLIPDAIYGLYIQQQLIYNGNR
- a CDS encoding adenylate kinase, translating into MVNLILFGPPGSGKGTQSAKIIDKYGLIHLSTGDLLRSEIANKTPLGMEATKFMDQGLLVPDEVVIGMISSKLDANPDARGFIFDGFPRTTAQAEALDKLLALKKTAISVVLSLEVPEDELIKRLLNRGKTSGRSDDSSEDVVKARIVEYHNKTAPVADHYAKFGKFRKVKGDGSEAEVFDLLCKELNELVAEKV
- a CDS encoding N-acetyltransferase, with translation METDEEIIVRVATPEDVDFALPIVAEMESSAKARGTGIAKRNPLDIKKKILQGNGVIAFTKSGFWAGFSYIQAWQNNRFVSNSGLIVSPAFRGLKVAAAIKKKIFELSRFLYPSAKIFSITTGLPVMKLNSRLGFLPVTYSEITTDTRFWEGCKSCINYPVLVGHQFANCLCTAMLFHPPELKTPVLLSTAD